From one Rosa rugosa chromosome 4, drRosRugo1.1, whole genome shotgun sequence genomic stretch:
- the LOC133745674 gene encoding NAC domain-containing protein 43-like, giving the protein MSAEDHMNLSINGQSQVPPGFRFHPTEEELLHYYLRKKVAYERIDLDVIREVDLNKLEPWDIQEKCKIGSTPQNDWYFFSHKDKKYPTGTRTNRATAAGFWKATGRDKIIYSGIRRIGLRKTLVFYKGRAPHGQKSDWIMHEYRLDESSSSLETTVSSSIGESMAEDGWVVCRVFKKKNYQKALESPKASFSMDSPNNQMLPGSRNDGVLDQILLYMGRTTCKIENHESLHERFMHLPRLESQTSLPSLPVQFDHDRSFKACYHDQTIDDMLIETDHHQQQQQQQPSPTNQPNDLVDHPDHDDPKTRIVNDWATLDRLVASQLNGHEDETSKHLSCFGDPNMAFCSSPPSNDEDLQLSYPYLRQGRISQNQSEVFNSENDLWSFTKSSPSPSSSDPLCHLSV; this is encoded by the exons ATGTCTGCAGAGGATCACATGAATCTATCTATAAATGGTCAGTCTCAGGTCCCTCCAGGCTTTCGGTTCCATCCAACAGAAGAGGAGCTTCTTCACTACTATCTCAGGAAGAAAGTTGCCTATGAGAGGATTGATCTTGACGTCATTCGAGAGGTTGATCTTAACAAGCTCGAGCCATGGGACATTCAAG AGAAGTGCAAGATAGGTTCCACCCCGCAGAACGATTGGTACTTCTTCAGCCACAAGGACAAGAAATACCCAACAGGTACTCGAACAAATCGAGCAACTGCTGCCGGATTTTGGAAGGCCACCGGCCGTGACAAGATCATCTACAGTGGCATTCGAAGAATCGGATTGAGAAAGACACTTGTGTTTTACAAGGGACGAGCTCCCCACGGACAAAAGTCAGATTGGATCATGCATGAATACAGACTTGATGAAAGCAGCAGCAGTCTTGAAACCACA GTTTCTAGTTCAATTGGGGAGTCAATGGCCGAAGACGGGTGGGTGGTTTGCAGGGTATTTAAGAAGAAGAACTACCAGAAAGCCTTGGAGAGCCCTAAAGCCTCCTTCTCAATGGACTCGCCAAATAACCAAATGCTACCGGGTTCAAGAAACGACGGCGTTCTCGATCAGATTCTCTTGTACATGGGAAGAACTACTTGCAAGATCGAGAACCATGAGTCACTCCATGAAAGGTTCATGCATCTTCCACGGCTCGAGAGCCAAACTTCTCTTCCCTCACTTCCAGTTCAGTTCGATCACGACCGTAGCTTCAAAGCTTGTTATCATGATCAGACCATTGATGATATGCTGATAGAAACTGATCATcatcaacaacaacagcaacaacaaccTTCTCCAACAAACCAACCCAACGACCTGGTTGATCATCCAGATCATGATGACCCCAAAACAAGGATTGTAAATGACTGGGCTACCCTTGATCGGCTCGTTGCCTCTCAGCTCAATGGCCATGAAGACGAGACCTCAAAGCACTTGTCCTGCTTCGGTGACCCTAACATGGCCTTTtgttcttctcctccttctaaTGATGAGGACTTACAGTTGTCTTATCCATACCTACGTCAAGGTAGAATATCGCAGAATCAATCCGAAGTCTTCAACAGTGAGAACGATCTGTGGAGCTTCACAAAATCGTCGCCGTCGCCGTCATCATCAGACCCATTATGCCACCTGTCG
- the LOC133745713 gene encoding uncharacterized protein LOC133745713 — MGNCLFGGLGEAGGVVQVTTSNGGIMEFYTPITVSSITDEFPSHGIFRSHDLFWKPLANSEELVAGQSYYLLPLNSQSDHLGSSSTSTGQIVRQGHVRSNSIPLPTLLAGAPYRMSLDYQGMVKRSYTEAFSRYNNVSFWKVKLVISPEQLLEILSQEGRTQELIESVRTVAKCGSGSVSAAVGFSDQWSLSSSSRNASSTSKKDFGLVDI; from the coding sequence ATGGGAAACTGCTTGTTTGGAGGTCTGGGAGAGGCAGGTGGAGTAGTCCAAGTGACGACGTCCAACGGCGGCATCATGGAGTTTTACACGCCCATTACAGTGAGCTCCATCACCGACGAGTTTCCGAGCCATGGTATTTTCAGAAGCCATGATCTCTTCTGGAAACCGCTCGCTAACAGCGAAGAACTTGTGGCAGGCCAATCATATTATTTGCTCCCACTCAACAGCCAAAGCGATCACTTGGGCAGTAGTAGTACTAGTACTGGGCAGATTGTGCGTCAAGGCCATGTCAGATCTAACAGCATACCCTTACCTACTTTGCTCGCCGGAGCACCGTACCGAATGTCGCTTGATTACCAGGGAATGGTGAAGAGGTCCTACACCGAAGCGTTTTCGAGGTACAACAATGTGAGCTTTTGGAAGGTGAAGCTGGTAATTAGCCCGGAACAGCTTTTGGAGATATTATCGCAGGAGGGTCGGACGCAGGAGTTGATTGAGAGCGTGAGAACGGTGGCAAAATGTGGGAGTGGTTCGGTCTCAGCTGCCGTGGGATTTTCGGATCAGTGGAGTCTTTCCAGTAGTAGTAGGAATGCTTCTTCTACTTCTAAGAAAGATTTTGGATTGGTAGACATTTAA
- the LOC133742208 gene encoding PH, RCC1 and FYVE domains-containing protein 1-like: protein MVLANLQRYPRPEKEYKSFSLIYDDRSLDSICKDKDEAEVWFTGLKALISRGLQQKGRAETKSGVTSEANSPRSHTQRSSPLSSPFCSGDSSQKDELEPFHPHATAESPPKVHLEKALSDAMLYALPPKVPFPSDSAFGSFQSLSSGGSDSASGSLMLAGLVHG, encoded by the exons ATGGTTTTGG CCAATCTTCAAAGGTATCCTCGGCCTGAGAAGGAATATAAGTCATTTTCTCTTATATATGATGACAGGTCTTTAGATTCG ATATGCAAGGATAAAGATGAAGCTGAAGTCTGGTTTACTGGTCTAAAAGCATTAATATCACGCGGCCTTCAACAGAAGGGGAGGGCAGAAACAAAAAGTGGAGTTACCTCTGAAGCAAATAGTCCAAGATCACACACGCAAAGAAGTTCTCCTTTGAGCTCTCCATTTTGTAGTGGTGATAGTTCACAGAAG GATGAACTGGAACCCTTTCATCCTCATGCTACAGCTGAAAGCCCTCCTAAAGTCCATTTGGAGAAGGCTTTATCAGATGCCATGTTATATGCCCTCCCTCCGAAAGTTCCCTTTCCTTCAGATTCTGCTTTTGGCTCATTTCAGTCTCTGTCATCAGGAGGCTCAGATTCTGCTTCTGGCTCATTGATGTTGGCCGGGCTAGTACATGGGTAA
- the LOC133742123 gene encoding alcohol dehydrogenase-like 4, whose amino-acid sequence MGKTTGKVITCRAAVVWGPGEPFVMQQVQVDPPQKKEVRIKILFTSICHTDLSAWKGENEAQRAFPRILGHEAAGIVESVGEGVTDMKEGDHVIPIFNGECGDCICCKHQKTNICNNFGVNPMKTVMNSDGKTRFSIIVKDAGDRKPIYHFLSTSTFSEYTVLESACVVKIDSEAPLKKMTLLSCGVSTGVGAAWNVANVQPGSTVAIFGLGAVGLAVAEGARARGASKIIGVDINPNKFIKGQAMGITDFINPTEPGKPLHERIGEITEGGVDYSFECVGNSDVLREAFLCTHEGWGFTVILGIHATPKMLALHPMELFHGRGIIGSVFGGFKGKSQLPRFAKECMRGVVDLDEFITHELPFEKINDAFKLLVEGQSLRCVLHL is encoded by the exons ATGGGGAAGACAACCGGAAAGGTCATCACCTGCAGAG CTGCTGTTGTTTGGGGTCCCGGGGAGCCTTTTGTGATGCAACAAGTTCAAGTGGACCCGCCGCAGAAAAAGGAGGTCCGAATCAAGATCCTCTTCACCTCAATCTGTCACACTGATCTCAGTGCTTGGAAAGGAGAG AATGAAGCTCAGCGTGCCTTTCCTCGCATTCTAGGCCATGAAGCCGCCGG AATTGTTGAGAGCGTTGGTGAAGGTGTGACAGACATGAAAGAAGGGGATCATGTGATCCCTATCTTCAACGGGGAGTGTGGTGACTGCATCTGCTGCAAGCATCAGAAGACTAATATCTGTAACAACTTTGGAGTAAACCCGATGAAGACGGTGATGAACAGTGATGGTAAAACTAGGTTCTCCATAATAGTCAAGGATGCCGGTGATAGAAAACCCATATATCATTTTCTCAGCACATCAACTTTCAGCGAGTACACAGTTCTTGAGTCCGCCTGTGTAGTCAAGATTGACTCGGAAGCTCCCCTCAAGAAGATGACATTGCTCAGTTGTGGTGTTTCAACTG GAGTTGGTGCTGCATGGAATGTTGCCAATGTTCAACCCGGCTCGACCGTTGCCATTTTCGGTTTAGGCGCCGTCGGACTTGCT GTTGCTGAAGGAGCAAGAGCCAGGGGAGCATCTAAAATAATTGGGGTTGACATTAACCCCAATAAATTCATCAAAG GCCAAGCAATGGGAATCACAGATTTCATAAACCCTACCGAACCTGGAAAGCCTTTGCATGAG AGAATCGGGGAAATAACAGAAGGAGGTGTGGACTATAGCTTCGAGTGTGTAGGAAACTCTGATGTTCTTCGGGAAGCCTTTCTCTGCACACATGAG GGATGGGGCTTTACTGTGATATTGGGAATTCATGCAACCCCAAAAATGCTTGCCCTCCATCCAATGGAACTGTTTCATGGTCGAGGAATTATTGGATCTGTGTTTGGAGGCTTCAAAGGGAAGAGCCAACTCCCCCGTTTTGCCAAAGAATGCATGCGAGGG